A stretch of Apis cerana isolate GH-2021 linkage group LG1, AcerK_1.0, whole genome shotgun sequence DNA encodes these proteins:
- the LOC107994885 gene encoding fructose-bisphosphate aldolase isoform X2, translating into MAAEKYDKLTPELKQELKSIAQQIVAPGKGILAADESTATIGKRLKDINVENTEDNRRAYRQLLFTSAKDAISQHISGVILFHETLYQKADDGTPFVELLKQRNILPGIKVDTGVVTLFGTEEETTTQGLDNLQARCIQYKKDGCQFAKWRCVLKIRKDCPSKLAILENANVLARYASICQSARIVPIVEPEILPDGDHDLARCQQVTEEVLAAVYKALSDHHVYLEGTLLKPNMVTPGQSCPNKASPQEIAAATVTALLRTVPPAVPGITFLSGGQSEEEASVNLDAINKFPANKPWALTFSYGRALQASVLRAWGGKKEQISAGQEELIKRAKANSESALGKYSGGVMGAAGNATLFVANHAY; encoded by the exons ATGGCTGCAGAAAAGTATGATAAACTCACACCTGAGTTGAAACAAGAATTGAAGAGCATCGCCCAGCAAATTGTTGCGCCCGGAAAAGGAATCCTCGCTGCCGATGAATCAACCGCAACAATCGGCAAGCGTCTAAAAGACATCAATGTTGAAAATACTGAGGACAATCGCAGAGCATACAGACAACTTCTTTTTACCAGCGCtaaa GATGCCATCAGCCAGCATATATCTGGTGTTATTCTATTCCACGAGACCTTGTACCAGAAGGCCGATGATGGAACACCATTCGTCGAATTGTTGAAACAACGTAATATCTTGCCAGGTATCAAGGTTGACACAGGTGTAGTAACATTATTTGGTACCGAGGAAGAAACCACTACGCAGGGTCTCGACAATCTTCAAGCTCGTTGTATTCAATACAAGAAAGATGGATGTCAATTCGCCAAATGGAGATGCGTGCTGAAAATCAGAAAGGATTGTCCCAGCAAATTGGCCATTTTGGAAAATGCCAATGTTTTGGCTCGTTACGCTTCTATTTGTCAAAGTGCTAGGATTGTGCCAATCGTCGAGCCTGAGATTTTACCTGATGGTGATCATGATCTTGCCCGTTGCCAACAAGTCACGGAAGAAGTACTGGCCGCCGTGTACAAG gcaCTCAGTGATCATCATGTGTATCTTGAGGGAACTCTTTTGAAACCGAACATGGTAACACCAGGACAGAGTTGTCCAAATAAAGCATCACCTCAGGAAATCGCAGCAGCTACTGTGACCGCTTTATTGCGTACCGTTCCACCTGCAGTACCTGGAATTACCTTCCTCAGTGGCGGTCAATCAGAAGAGGAGGCATCTGTGAATTTGGATGCTATTAATAAGTTCCCCGCGAACAAACCTTGGGCTTTGACCTTCAGCTATGGCCGTGCTCTTCAAGCTTCCGTGCTTCGCGCATGGGGAGGCAAGAAGGAACAAATTAGTGCTGGTCAGGAAGAGCTTATCAAGAGGGCTAAG
- the LOC107994885 gene encoding fructose-bisphosphate aldolase isoform X1, translating into MAAEKYDKLTPELKQELKSIAQQIVAPGKGILAADESTATIGKRLKDINVENTEDNRRAYRQLLFTSAKDAISQHISGVILFHETLYQKADDGTPFVELLKQRNILPGIKVDTGVVTLFGTEEETTTQGLDNLQARCIQYKKDGCQFAKWRCVLKIRKDCPSKLAILENANVLARYASICQSARIVPIVEPEILPDGDHDLARCQQVTEEVLAAVYKALSDHHVYLEGTLLKPNMVTPGQSCPNKASPQEIAAATVTALLRTVPPAVPGITFLSGGQSEEEASVNLDAINKFPANKPWALTFSYGRALQASVLRAWGGKKEQISAGQEELIKRAKANGLASIGKYKAGSITGKAAHDVLFITSHFY; encoded by the exons ATGGCTGCAGAAAAGTATGATAAACTCACACCTGAGTTGAAACAAGAATTGAAGAGCATCGCCCAGCAAATTGTTGCGCCCGGAAAAGGAATCCTCGCTGCCGATGAATCAACCGCAACAATCGGCAAGCGTCTAAAAGACATCAATGTTGAAAATACTGAGGACAATCGCAGAGCATACAGACAACTTCTTTTTACCAGCGCtaaa GATGCCATCAGCCAGCATATATCTGGTGTTATTCTATTCCACGAGACCTTGTACCAGAAGGCCGATGATGGAACACCATTCGTCGAATTGTTGAAACAACGTAATATCTTGCCAGGTATCAAGGTTGACACAGGTGTAGTAACATTATTTGGTACCGAGGAAGAAACCACTACGCAGGGTCTCGACAATCTTCAAGCTCGTTGTATTCAATACAAGAAAGATGGATGTCAATTCGCCAAATGGAGATGCGTGCTGAAAATCAGAAAGGATTGTCCCAGCAAATTGGCCATTTTGGAAAATGCCAATGTTTTGGCTCGTTACGCTTCTATTTGTCAAAGTGCTAGGATTGTGCCAATCGTCGAGCCTGAGATTTTACCTGATGGTGATCATGATCTTGCCCGTTGCCAACAAGTCACGGAAGAAGTACTGGCCGCCGTGTACAAG gcaCTCAGTGATCATCATGTGTATCTTGAGGGAACTCTTTTGAAACCGAACATGGTAACACCAGGACAGAGTTGTCCAAATAAAGCATCACCTCAGGAAATCGCAGCAGCTACTGTGACCGCTTTATTGCGTACCGTTCCACCTGCAGTACCTGGAATTACCTTCCTCAGTGGCGGTCAATCAGAAGAGGAGGCATCTGTGAATTTGGATGCTATTAATAAGTTCCCCGCGAACAAACCTTGGGCTTTGACCTTCAGCTATGGCCGTGCTCTTCAAGCTTCCGTGCTTCGCGCATGGGGAGGCAAGAAGGAACAAATTAGTGCTGGTCAGGAAGAGCTTATCAAGAGGGCTAAG